The genomic DNA AGATACCGGTACCACAATACAAATTTTCAACTGCTCATCTATGCAGCACATTCAAATTTGTTCTTTAAGTCTGGGTATGAGTCAACGTGTGTAAAACTCTGAAGGCTACAAATATATAAGAGCGTGTGAACAGActgtcatttttttaaaaaatattggggAAGCAGAAAATCTCCTAGCGCAGCAAAGAATGGCCTAATTCTATCTATCATCTTCACTAATCGCAGATTTAGCTTGGTGTAGCGAGCGAGGTTCAAGCCAGTTTGAGACAAAACAGACCTTATAATACAATGCCGAAAGCACCTTCACCGATTCTGTTATTCGTGGGAGAATTTCTTGTTGCCCTTCGTATGGTTCCAGGCGTAGTGCAAGCAGCTGCAGATTGATCATAGTTTTTATCAGATAGATCGCCTTCAATTTTCTGCTGTAAATTCTATCTAAAACATCAAAGCATGGAGAAACAGCAAAGAAGACAGAGAAAAGTGTTGAAGGCATCGAAGCATACATATGATGTCCCTCCAATTCACGCTCCCAGTCCAGATTAGCCAGACCAGTGCGAGAAGAATAAGGAGAACTACGGTGGATATTGATGCCATAACCACGATAAGTTTCACTGGCGGTCCTGGTCTTGGTCCTGGTGCTGATCCTGTTTCCAATTGTTATTGAAGTGCATCAAGTAATACAAAGCGACAGCAAATAAAGGAGAACAACAAATAATGCTGTTGTATATACTAGTAGTATAGTGTAGGTGCACATACCTAATTCTGACCTTGGCAACCGTAGGTAGAGATCCTGCCCTCCATCTACGTACCGGAGATCCATGAGGCTGTCTGCCCAAATGACGCATCCACTGCCAGATCCTCCTCCTCGAAGATCTGCGGCAGCATAAGCCACGCAGGAGCAGTTGGAGAGACACCTCGCCCTGCACTCCTCCACCGCGATGCCCATGTGCACAGACGCGTTGTGCGTATCAGGAAGCTTCACTCCGTGCACTAGCTCGAAACCGTCCGTGGTCGGCTGCTTGCCACCACAGTCCAGTCTCACGTTTCGCTGGCATCCGCCGGAGGCCTCCCTCACCTTCCACTCCGAGGGAGACACGGGGCTGAACCCCTTGAGGCAGCTGCAGAACGACGTCGATGCGGCGCTGGCGTTGCACACACCGAACTCCCCACACTTGCCGTAGTTGTCGCAGATGTCCCTAGGCCCATGGTATTGGGTCTGCCACGACCGGGTGCTGGAATCCCACACCAGGCGGTTCACGTCCCCTGTCTCCGTTAACACGACATAGGTTAAGGGGGCGCCAGGTTTGACAATGTACCCGTAGGTTACCTGCCGCGAAGTGATCTCCATCTGGTACTCGATCAAGTTCGTGTAGGTCAGCACCTCTGGAATGCCGCTGAACCACAAGCCGTTCCACGGGCCCGTGCGGAACGTCTTGGCGTTGCTTTTCCACACGACATTGTCGGGTAGCCCGCTAGTGTCGAGCAGGCGGCGGAAGGCGCCAGGGGACGGGTCATCGGGCGAATGCCACGACGTGAGGAACCACTCCACTCCGTCCCAGAAGTCCTTGCCCACCTTCATGCCGGACAGCATGGCGTTCGACGGGTAGTCGAACGATTGCCACAGGATGGTGGCGCTGCCTCTGTTGCGCACCACTAGGTTGCCGGAGTTTAGGAGCTGGGCCTCCACTGGCGATGTGCTGGTGGAGTTGGATGACCACGCGATCTGCCTGGAGCCGTCCAGCAGGAGAAGGCTCCCCGTGTCGCTGACCACCAACGCGCCGGCCTTGTCGTTGACAGGGCGCTCACGGTTGGCCACCCAGACAACAGCGTCTGTAGACACCGAGAACCAGATCCCGAGGTACCTCTTGGTTGAAGCCCCGGGGGAGAAGAATCCCATCATGAATGTGCCATCAGACGAGACGAGTGTCTCGCCATCAGTAATGTTGCTGCCCTTGCCGAGAATGTCCGCCGCAAAGGCTAACTTTTTGGTAGAAAGTAGCAAGAGTGAGAAGAGGAGAAGGTGGCTGTAGATTGCTTCCATGATTTAGCTAGGATGCCTCTTGCGCATGGAGCCGTGGACAAGAAACACAGGTTATAAATACGTGCACTCTTTCTATGATCCGGCCATACTTAGGAAGCACAACAGGACTACGGAGAGCTAGGTCAATGTTTGACTTTGCCATATGTTGTTTctctttagattattttttcaTAGTATGTTCCACTTGtaagattaaattaaaaatggTTCAATTTTCGAATGATTATACATGCCTGACAGTTCAGGAACATGCATGTAAGGGAGCTCACGTCGGGTACCGGTGCGTGAATCAAGTTTGTTTCTCTTCCTTTGCCCTAGCTAGCTTGCACATCTAGCTCC from Setaria italica strain Yugu1 chromosome VII, Setaria_italica_v2.0, whole genome shotgun sequence includes the following:
- the LOC101753200 gene encoding receptor-like serine/threonine-protein kinase SD1-8, with the protein product MEAIYSHLLLFSLLLLSTKKLAFAADILGKGSNITDGETLVSSDGTFMMGFFSPGASTKRYLGIWFSVSTDAVVWVANRERPVNDKAGALVVSDTGSLLLLDGSRQIAWSSNSTSTSPVEAQLLNSGNLVVRNRGSATILWQSFDYPSNAMLSGMKVGKDFWDGVEWFLTSWHSPDDPSPGAFRRLLDTSGLPDNVVWKSNAKTFRTGPWNGLWFSGIPEVLTYTNLIEYQMEITSRQVTYGYIVKPGAPLTYVVLTETGDVNRLVWDSSTRSWQTQYHGPRDICDNYGKCGEFGVCNASAASTSFCSCLKGFSPVSPSEWKVREASGGCQRNVRLDCGGKQPTTDGFELVHGVKLPDTHNASVHMGIAVEECRARCLSNCSCVAYAAADLRGGGSGSGCVIWADSLMDLRYVDGGQDLYLRLPRSELGSAPGPRPGPPVKLIVVMASISTVVLLILLALVWLIWTGSVNWRDIICPAMFVEGSSYLEM